One genomic window of Vibrio parahaemolyticus includes the following:
- a CDS encoding EAL domain-containing protein, with product MRAFSKRVHDVSQLNDFLVTSQLHPDKQYLVQILSTQSRECAAALAKAVLSMLPNAHVIGHSTRNIILDGDIFTSGCLINLIEFDQTTLTSAVQAYSFSPDIDGGELKRSLQLQSNSQVIISFAVQIERRDYPLYQTFATENVRVSGGLAQTIEDGCWVLYQNQTYDNAVVAVALHSDTLKTWTDAYSEWNPIGMPHKVTHAKGTRLYCLGERKALDVYKHYLADGHDVTINQLLSFPLYRETLGRKEVCTVTELHADGSMSFDRPWCLGDEVQFCYNHPSLTLEQVRHGVVELAMHQPEVVMIYNCASRLDFIDSSDEVQAFMDIAASFGSYCMGEIHGDIGQPEILHHSLTYLAMREGDEVQSLNLPKPQVSASISPLFSLIRNAIGDLNHMNAHMGYQLDRQTRKLQESYRRDSRTGLQNRVALQERLSHIDCDEHLLTLKLLNFSHINEKYGYRVGDQLLKDLSMHFTNRLRKRLGMPAALQLYSIGVGEWAFVFKAEQSSETIKQHFTRFADAVEQTNFEPLGLREIDYLSISLCGGLVSRRDFPSASPDELLLKGIEARRSGVRSNTHICNAKDIEVSEDVRKEQLGWLSCVSRAILKQNIITYSQPIVHAYSHLPASQECLVRILEEDGTVIAPGRFLPIISDTHLYTRLSRHMIRSTLHYMRDKKGDFSINLSPQDLLSDKTLMLLEHEISQLNEPTRIGLEVLESEQIKDYGRMIEVCSHFRKLGARIIVDDFGSGYSNIDEILKLEPEVIKLDGSLIRDIDKDLKQRKIASQLVRLCQVFNAETVAEFVHNREVCKIAQDMGVDYLQGYYLGEPTRLF from the coding sequence ATGCGAGCTTTTTCCAAACGGGTCCACGATGTAAGTCAGCTTAATGACTTTTTAGTCACTTCTCAGTTGCACCCAGATAAACAGTATTTGGTGCAAATTTTGTCTACGCAATCGCGAGAATGTGCGGCTGCACTCGCCAAAGCGGTTTTGTCGATGTTGCCCAATGCTCATGTCATCGGTCACAGTACTCGCAATATAATTTTGGATGGCGACATTTTTACCTCTGGCTGCCTCATCAACCTGATTGAGTTTGACCAAACCACGCTAACGTCTGCCGTCCAAGCGTATTCTTTCTCTCCCGATATAGACGGTGGCGAGCTCAAACGTTCGCTGCAGTTACAAAGCAACTCTCAAGTCATCATCAGTTTTGCCGTGCAAATCGAACGTCGTGATTATCCTTTGTATCAAACTTTTGCGACCGAAAACGTGCGAGTGTCTGGTGGATTAGCGCAGACCATAGAAGACGGCTGTTGGGTGCTCTATCAAAACCAGACATACGACAACGCCGTAGTGGCAGTGGCTTTGCACAGTGATACTTTGAAAACTTGGACAGACGCGTATTCCGAGTGGAACCCAATCGGCATGCCGCACAAAGTGACGCATGCGAAAGGCACGCGCTTGTATTGCTTAGGAGAGCGTAAAGCCCTCGATGTTTACAAGCATTATCTTGCCGACGGGCACGACGTGACGATTAACCAATTACTCAGTTTCCCGTTGTATCGAGAAACGTTGGGGCGCAAGGAAGTTTGTACCGTCACAGAACTTCACGCTGATGGAAGCATGAGTTTCGATAGGCCGTGGTGCCTCGGTGATGAGGTTCAGTTTTGCTATAACCATCCTTCTCTGACGTTAGAACAAGTGCGTCATGGGGTGGTGGAACTTGCTATGCATCAGCCAGAAGTAGTGATGATTTACAACTGTGCCTCACGGCTGGATTTTATTGATAGTAGTGATGAAGTGCAGGCGTTTATGGATATTGCCGCGAGCTTTGGCAGCTACTGCATGGGTGAAATACATGGTGACATTGGCCAGCCAGAAATTCTTCACCACAGTTTGACGTACCTTGCGATGCGCGAAGGCGATGAGGTGCAATCGCTGAATTTGCCTAAACCGCAAGTGAGCGCTTCGATTTCACCGCTGTTTAGCTTAATACGCAATGCGATTGGCGATTTGAATCATATGAACGCTCACATGGGTTATCAACTTGATCGTCAAACTCGCAAGTTACAAGAAAGCTACCGTCGTGACAGTCGCACGGGGCTGCAAAATCGCGTGGCGCTGCAAGAGCGCTTAAGTCACATCGATTGTGACGAGCATTTGTTAACGCTTAAGCTGCTCAATTTCAGCCACATCAACGAAAAGTACGGGTATCGAGTCGGAGACCAGCTGCTCAAAGATCTTTCGATGCATTTTACCAATCGATTGAGAAAGCGCTTAGGCATGCCAGCGGCGCTGCAACTGTACAGCATCGGTGTAGGTGAGTGGGCTTTTGTGTTTAAGGCTGAACAAAGTAGCGAGACGATAAAACAGCACTTTACTCGTTTTGCTGATGCGGTTGAGCAAACTAACTTTGAGCCGCTCGGCCTGCGCGAAATTGATTACCTGTCTATTTCCTTGTGTGGTGGCTTGGTTAGCCGTCGTGATTTTCCTTCGGCTTCTCCTGATGAGCTCTTATTAAAAGGCATAGAAGCGCGTCGTTCTGGCGTTCGCAGCAACACGCATATTTGCAACGCTAAAGACATCGAAGTCAGTGAAGATGTACGTAAAGAGCAACTAGGGTGGTTGAGTTGCGTCAGCCGCGCGATTCTCAAGCAGAACATTATTACGTATAGCCAACCGATTGTGCACGCTTACAGTCATCTTCCTGCCAGCCAAGAATGTCTGGTGCGGATTTTAGAAGAAGACGGAACAGTGATTGCTCCAGGGCGATTTTTACCGATCATCTCAGACACGCATTTGTACACCAGATTGAGTCGTCACATGATCCGCTCGACGCTGCATTACATGCGAGATAAGAAAGGGGATTTCTCGATTAACCTGTCTCCGCAAGATTTGTTGAGCGACAAAACGTTGATGTTGCTGGAGCATGAAATTAGCCAGTTGAATGAGCCGACGCGAATAGGGCTGGAAGTACTGGAGTCTGAACAGATTAAAGATTACGGTCGTATGATAGAAGTGTGCAGCCATTTCAGAAAACTGGGTGCGCGCATTATCGTGGACGATTTTGGTTCTGGATACTCCAATATTGATGAGATCTTAAAGCTAGAGCCGGAAGTGATAAAGCTAGATGGCAGCTTGATTCGAGACATCGATAAGGATTTAAAGCAGCGCAAAATAGCTTCTCAGTTGGTGCGTTTGTGTCAGGTGTTTAATGCAGAAACGGTCGCGGAGTTTGTGCACAATCGAGAGGTGTGCAAAATCGCGCAGGATATGGGCGTCGATTATCTGCAAGGCTACTACTTAGGTGAACCTACGCGTCTGTTTTAG
- the yigB gene encoding 5-amino-6-(5-phospho-D-ribitylamino)uracil phosphatase YigB, whose protein sequence is MKFYRRIEPIKAMTFDLDDTLYDNHPVIVRMERELLTWLQQTHPAVAHMEKADWLQVKKHVLQQSPDLKSDVTLWRLVQLKHGFLSVGYDEAQAQVAAEEGVQLALEWRSQFDVPQQSLDVLAELGERLPLVAITNGNVDLDKIGLTPYFQLVLKAGPDGLAKPAADLFVKAQQFLDLPAENILHVGDHLTTDVYGAKLAGFAACWFNDMNKNVINHSRTSTLPDIEINSLQPLLTLF, encoded by the coding sequence ATGAAATTTTACCGCCGTATCGAGCCGATTAAGGCTATGACATTCGATCTGGATGACACGCTGTATGACAACCATCCAGTGATTGTCCGTATGGAGCGCGAGTTACTGACCTGGTTGCAACAAACGCATCCTGCAGTGGCGCACATGGAAAAGGCCGATTGGTTGCAGGTAAAAAAACATGTGCTCCAGCAAAGTCCTGATCTCAAAAGCGATGTGACGCTTTGGCGCCTAGTGCAGTTAAAGCATGGTTTTCTATCCGTTGGCTACGATGAAGCGCAAGCTCAAGTTGCAGCGGAAGAGGGCGTGCAACTGGCGTTGGAATGGCGCAGTCAGTTTGACGTGCCGCAGCAAAGTCTCGATGTATTGGCGGAGTTGGGAGAACGCCTTCCTCTGGTGGCGATCACCAATGGTAATGTCGACTTAGATAAAATCGGTTTGACGCCATACTTCCAACTCGTATTAAAAGCGGGCCCTGACGGTCTCGCCAAGCCTGCTGCCGATTTGTTTGTCAAAGCGCAGCAGTTCCTCGATTTACCTGCCGAAAACATTTTGCATGTTGGTGACCACCTCACGACGGATGTATATGGTGCAAAGTTAGCGGGTTTTGCCGCATGTTGGTTTAATGATATGAATAAAAATGTCATTAATCATTCAAGAACAAGTACGTTACCTGACATTGAAATCAATAGTTTGCAGCCGTTACTCACACTTTTTTAA
- the xerC gene encoding tyrosine recombinase XerC → MTTTPNTPLPNSLQKPLERFYEFLRSEKGLSLHTQRNYKQQLETMAQHLAEMGLKDWSQVDAGWVRQLAGKGMREGMKASSLATRLSSLRSFFDFLILRGEMSANPAKGVSAPRKKRPLPKNLDVDEVNQLLEVNEDDPLAIRDRAMMELMYGAGLRLAELVSVDVRDVQLRSGELRVIGKGDKERKVPFSGMATEWVGKWLRVRGDLAAPGEPALFVSKLGTRISHRSVQKRMAEWGQKQSVASHISPHKLRHSFATHMLESSNNLRAVQELLGHENISTTQIYTHLDFQHLAQAYDQAHPRARKKNGE, encoded by the coding sequence ATGACGACAACTCCCAACACTCCTCTGCCAAATAGTCTTCAAAAGCCTCTTGAACGCTTTTACGAATTCTTGCGAAGCGAAAAGGGGCTCAGCTTGCACACTCAACGCAATTACAAGCAACAGTTGGAAACCATGGCGCAGCATCTTGCCGAAATGGGACTGAAAGATTGGTCTCAAGTTGATGCTGGCTGGGTTCGACAACTTGCGGGTAAAGGCATGCGAGAAGGCATGAAGGCCAGCAGCTTAGCTACGCGCTTGTCTTCGCTGCGTAGCTTTTTCGATTTCTTGATTTTGCGTGGTGAGATGTCAGCCAACCCTGCCAAAGGGGTGTCTGCACCTCGTAAAAAGCGCCCGCTGCCAAAAAACCTCGATGTGGATGAAGTGAATCAACTGCTCGAAGTGAATGAAGATGACCCATTGGCGATCCGCGATCGCGCAATGATGGAGCTGATGTACGGTGCCGGCCTGCGTTTAGCCGAGTTGGTCAGTGTGGATGTGCGAGATGTGCAGCTGCGCAGTGGCGAGCTTCGTGTTATCGGTAAAGGTGACAAAGAACGTAAAGTGCCTTTTTCGGGGATGGCAACGGAATGGGTTGGTAAGTGGCTGCGCGTTCGTGGTGACTTAGCAGCGCCAGGTGAACCTGCATTGTTTGTGTCTAAACTCGGAACCCGTATTTCGCACCGTAGCGTGCAAAAACGCATGGCCGAGTGGGGACAAAAACAGTCTGTAGCCAGTCACATTAGCCCACATAAGTTGCGCCACTCATTTGCCACGCACATGCTGGAGTCGAGCAACAACTTACGTGCGGTGCAAGAGCTTTTAGGTCACGAGAACATATCGACGACCCAAATCTACACACACTTGGATTTCCAGCATCTAGCGCAAGCGTATGACCAAGCCCACCCACGCGCCCGCAAAAAGAACGGGGAGTGA
- a CDS encoding tRNA-uridine aminocarboxypropyltransferase: MSQPCPHCGFQFNCICLLVPKLTSKHEILLLMHPNELTRDTNTGQLLQHCQLNVEQAIWDRKQPPAELLTRLADPSLYPVILFPSEESITLEHVEMQSQQQAKMPLYIILDATWQEARKMINKSRWLEGIPTMGLSALADSQYQLRRNQQQGNLCTFEVAAHLLGQLGEQDNQQQMHTFFTHYLALFQAEKSGHALKSSPRSLE, from the coding sequence ATGTCACAACCGTGTCCCCATTGCGGTTTTCAGTTCAACTGTATTTGCTTGCTGGTGCCTAAACTCACCAGCAAGCACGAAATACTGCTATTGATGCACCCAAATGAGCTAACTCGTGACACCAATACGGGCCAGCTATTACAGCATTGCCAACTCAACGTCGAGCAAGCAATCTGGGATCGCAAACAACCACCAGCAGAGTTGCTCACTCGCTTGGCTGATCCTTCGCTGTACCCGGTGATTTTATTCCCAAGTGAAGAAAGCATCACACTCGAACATGTGGAAATGCAAAGCCAGCAACAAGCCAAAATGCCGCTGTACATTATTTTGGATGCCACTTGGCAAGAAGCGCGCAAGATGATCAATAAGAGTCGCTGGTTAGAAGGTATCCCTACCATGGGACTTTCCGCACTCGCCGATTCTCAATATCAACTGCGACGTAATCAGCAACAAGGCAACTTGTGCACCTTTGAGGTTGCTGCCCACTTATTAGGTCAACTTGGTGAACAAGATAACCAACAGCAAATGCATACGTTCTTTACTCACTACCTTGCGCTGTTCCAAGCCGAGAAAAGTGGCCATGCTCTCAAGTCGTCACCACGCTCTCTCGAGTAA
- a CDS encoding COG3650 family protein, translating to MKALKNPVALATLLVLQACSSQPPQSGAETPTSPPASLDKPETIQPQTFMLRGKVIIGHESQYIMPCGSDKQYWLQLSPQQIQRAIKLGNEPYQTMYGEVIGHLNPPGIDGFSADFDANFVVEQVNFLTTENPNRCSQPQKPTRVFGNEPSWAASFEANALKFQQMGKTTEMLSIQSSQLQPRQRTYRLDDGELRMTENLCSDTMSDSLYGWKATLKHDGNTYQGCGMAANVDATLSWENTYVATSTQSQGFEVQMTLNPDHSATTKYSYSNGQDPLVERGFWQQLSPSQVQVVMTHHQQQRLMSERLFTREGNQLKATKEKVGSMVYPIADGGLVLYPATVRDAGVQQPAAKRADQPIGSADVPSSADFDSKVDAAVRNYFFIHQTDPSNNQYRWLTYDLNGDGNEELLVQLDWCGSGGCTLLVFENHEKEWRFNSRITLVRSPMMLGQQTSHGWRDLIFDVSGGGATPAKHVMQYTGVSYPLNPSMAPTATPEQISGVRLFSDGISPVREGVRL from the coding sequence ATGAAGGCTTTGAAAAACCCAGTGGCACTCGCCACTCTGCTGGTTCTGCAAGCATGTAGTTCGCAACCGCCACAATCTGGCGCGGAAACACCAACCTCTCCACCAGCATCATTAGATAAGCCTGAAACTATTCAACCTCAAACTTTTATGTTGCGCGGCAAAGTAATCATCGGCCATGAAAGCCAATACATCATGCCTTGCGGCAGCGACAAACAATATTGGTTGCAACTGTCACCACAACAAATTCAACGCGCCATTAAGCTCGGCAATGAACCGTACCAAACCATGTATGGCGAAGTCATCGGTCATCTTAATCCTCCGGGCATTGATGGTTTCTCTGCGGATTTCGACGCCAACTTTGTGGTTGAGCAAGTGAACTTCCTCACTACCGAAAACCCAAATCGTTGCAGCCAACCGCAAAAACCGACGCGTGTATTTGGCAACGAGCCGTCTTGGGCAGCCAGTTTTGAAGCCAATGCGCTTAAGTTCCAACAGATGGGTAAAACCACCGAAATGCTGTCTATTCAAAGCAGTCAACTGCAGCCGCGCCAACGCACTTATAGGCTTGATGATGGTGAACTACGCATGACGGAAAACCTCTGTTCAGACACCATGAGTGACTCTTTATATGGCTGGAAAGCAACACTCAAACACGATGGAAACACTTACCAAGGGTGTGGCATGGCAGCGAACGTTGATGCAACGCTTAGCTGGGAAAATACCTATGTAGCCACCTCAACGCAATCACAAGGCTTTGAGGTGCAAATGACCTTAAACCCTGACCACAGCGCCACGACGAAATACAGCTACTCAAACGGTCAAGACCCATTAGTGGAACGCGGCTTCTGGCAACAGTTGAGCCCGTCGCAAGTTCAAGTTGTGATGACCCACCACCAGCAACAACGTTTGATGTCTGAGCGACTCTTTACGCGCGAAGGCAACCAACTCAAAGCCACCAAGGAAAAAGTGGGCAGCATGGTGTACCCGATCGCCGATGGTGGCTTAGTGCTTTACCCAGCAACCGTTCGTGATGCAGGCGTTCAACAACCGGCGGCGAAGCGCGCAGACCAACCTATCGGCAGTGCTGACGTCCCATCCAGTGCCGATTTCGATTCCAAAGTCGATGCTGCGGTACGTAACTACTTCTTCATCCATCAAACCGACCCAAGCAATAACCAATACCGCTGGCTAACGTACGATCTCAATGGTGATGGTAATGAAGAACTGCTGGTTCAATTGGATTGGTGCGGCTCAGGCGGTTGTACGCTCTTGGTGTTCGAAAACCATGAAAAAGAATGGCGCTTCAACAGTCGAATTACACTGGTAAGAAGCCCAATGATGCTCGGCCAACAAACGTCGCACGGTTGGCGCGACCTGATTTTCGATGTTAGTGGCGGCGGCGCAACACCAGCAAAACATGTCATGCAGTACACTGGCGTAAGCTACCCTCTGAACCCGAGCATGGCACCAACAGCCACACCTGAACAAATCAGTGGTGTTCGTCTGTTCTCGGATGGTATTAGCCCAGTGCGTGAAGGGGTTCGACTGTAA